A section of the Serratia liquefaciens ATCC 27592 genome encodes:
- a CDS encoding metal ABC transporter substrate-binding protein — MKRLPITLAVAALLSSPLAMAKTVDAVASFSILGDIVKQVGGEHVKVTTLVGPDGDPHSFEPSPKDSKVLSQADVVFVSGLGLEGWIDRLVSASGYKGQVITASQGINSRQMEDDGKEITDPHAWNSMKNGVQYATNVMNALIAADPEDANYFRQRGAEYIQQLQKLDLWAKTQFAAVPQQKRKVLTSHDAFGYFGQEYGVTFLAPVGFSTEAEASASDVAGLIKQIKQEKVTAYFIENQTDPRLVKQIAAATGAKAGGELYPEALSQPQGPAANYVQAFKHNVDTLLSSMK; from the coding sequence ATGAAACGTTTACCTATTACGCTGGCAGTCGCTGCTCTGCTGTCCAGCCCGTTGGCGATGGCGAAAACCGTAGATGCCGTTGCCAGTTTTTCCATCCTGGGCGATATCGTCAAGCAGGTAGGGGGGGAGCACGTTAAGGTCACCACCTTGGTGGGGCCGGACGGCGATCCGCACAGCTTTGAGCCTTCGCCTAAGGACAGCAAGGTGCTGTCACAGGCCGACGTGGTGTTCGTCAGTGGTTTAGGCCTGGAAGGTTGGATCGATCGGCTGGTTAGCGCCTCGGGGTATAAAGGGCAGGTCATCACCGCATCGCAGGGAATAAATTCGCGCCAGATGGAAGACGATGGCAAAGAGATCACCGATCCTCATGCCTGGAACAGCATGAAAAATGGTGTGCAGTACGCCACAAACGTGATGAACGCGCTGATTGCCGCCGATCCTGAAGACGCCAATTATTTCCGCCAGCGCGGCGCAGAGTATATCCAACAGTTGCAGAAGCTGGATTTGTGGGCCAAAACGCAGTTTGCCGCAGTACCGCAGCAAAAGCGTAAGGTGCTGACCAGCCACGATGCTTTTGGCTACTTTGGGCAAGAATATGGCGTCACCTTCCTTGCCCCGGTCGGTTTCTCTACCGAAGCAGAGGCCAGCGCCAGCGACGTGGCCGGTTTGATCAAGCAGATCAAACAGGAAAAGGTGACCGCCTACTTTATTGAAAACCAGACCGACCCGCGACTGGTGAAGCAGATTGCTGCGGCGACCGGGGCAAAAGCCGGTGGTGAGCTGTATCCTGAGGCGTTATCCCAACCGCAGGGGCCGGCAGCGAACTACGTGCAGGCATTTAAACACAATGTTGATACCTTACTGAGCAGTATGAAATAA
- the ykgO gene encoding type B 50S ribosomal protein L36, whose translation MQVLSSLRSAKNRHPDCKVVRRKGRIYVICKTNPRFKAVQGRKKKR comes from the coding sequence ATGCAGGTTTTGAGTTCATTGCGTTCGGCGAAGAATCGCCATCCGGATTGCAAAGTCGTGCGCCGCAAAGGTCGCATCTATGTGATCTGTAAAACCAACCCGCGTTTTAAAGCGGTACAGGGACGTAAGAAAAAGCGTTAA